A portion of the Streptococcus urinalis 2285-97 genome contains these proteins:
- a CDS encoding site-specific integrase produces MATYRQRGKKKLWDYRIFNEKSELVASGSGFKTKREAMNEAMRIEQQKLLVNSISSDITLYDLWFEWYSLIIKPSNLAETTKNKYFTRGSVIRKLFGNQKVNKIKHSAYQRKLNTYAEKYTKNHVRRLNSDIKKAIQFAKRDGVLLSDFTDGVVIAGRKFVKDADDKYLHSISDYKKVISYLENNLDYSNSIVYYLLLVLFKTGLRVGEALALTWDDVNFEDLEIKTYRRFSGDKGTFSPPKTKTSIRTIPISQSLALTLRRLKDDQQVMLKNLKIVNINNQIFYDYRYGVSSNSAINKSLRNVLHLLNIDSKMTATGARHTYGSYLLAKGVDIWVVARLMGHKDITQLLETYGHVLTEVINKEYETVRSLVS; encoded by the coding sequence ATGGCAACATATAGACAAAGAGGTAAAAAGAAATTATGGGATTATAGAATATTCAATGAAAAAAGTGAGTTAGTTGCTTCTGGTTCAGGTTTTAAGACAAAGCGTGAAGCTATGAATGAAGCTATGAGGATAGAGCAACAAAAGTTATTAGTAAATTCTATATCTTCTGATATAACATTGTATGATTTGTGGTTTGAATGGTACAGTTTAATTATAAAGCCTAGCAATCTAGCAGAGACTACAAAGAACAAATATTTTACAAGAGGTTCTGTTATTCGTAAACTTTTTGGAAATCAGAAAGTAAATAAAATAAAGCATAGTGCGTATCAGAGGAAATTAAATACGTACGCTGAAAAATACACTAAAAACCATGTTAGAAGGTTAAATTCAGATATAAAAAAAGCTATCCAATTTGCTAAAAGAGATGGTGTCTTATTATCTGATTTTACTGATGGAGTTGTCATAGCTGGTAGGAAATTTGTTAAGGATGCAGATGATAAATATCTACATAGTATTTCTGATTACAAGAAAGTGATATCTTATTTAGAAAACAATTTGGATTATTCAAATAGTATTGTTTATTATTTATTACTGGTGCTATTTAAAACAGGTTTACGAGTGGGGGAAGCTTTAGCTTTAACTTGGGATGATGTTAATTTTGAAGATCTAGAAATCAAGACGTATAGAAGATTTAGTGGGGATAAGGGAACTTTTAGTCCACCTAAAACAAAAACCTCAATTCGTACTATTCCTATTAGTCAATCTTTGGCATTAACCTTAAGACGTTTGAAGGATGATCAGCAAGTTATGTTGAAAAACTTAAAAATTGTAAATATTAATAATCAAATATTTTATGACTATAGGTACGGTGTGTCGTCAAATAGTGCCATTAATAAAAGTTTGAGAAATGTATTACATTTATTAAATATTGATTCAAAAATGACTGCAACAGGTGCGAGACATACCTATGGAAGTTATTTATTGGCTAAGGGTGTTGATATTTGGGTAGTTGCAAGATTAATGGGTCATAAGGATATTACACAGTTACTTGAAACTTATGGTCACGTCTTGACAGAAGTAATAAATAAGGAATATGAAACGGTCAGAAGTTTAGTATCTTAA
- a CDS encoding DUF771 domain-containing protein: MQQVFNVSVPVPDDVVIISKEEYLNLLSDNEQGKWWDIDNLQELLGIGRSKLINDILLNPDIKKEVDLSINPNGFIVYPKGKGSRYKILATKARKYFEDNFGSILLNS, translated from the coding sequence ATGCAACAGGTTTTTAATGTGAGTGTTCCTGTACCAGATGATGTTGTTATTATTTCAAAAGAAGAATATTTAAATTTGTTAAGTGATAATGAACAAGGCAAGTGGTGGGATATTGATAACTTACAAGAGTTATTGGGAATTGGAAGGTCAAAATTGATTAATGATATTTTGTTAAATCCAGATATAAAAAAAGAAGTAGATTTATCAATTAATCCAAATGGTTTTATTGTTTATCCGAAAGGTAAAGGTAGTCGATATAAAATATTAGCAACAAAAGCTAGAAAATATTTTGAAGATAATTTTGGTTCTATTTTATTAAATAGTTAA